From Medicago truncatula cultivar Jemalong A17 chromosome 7, MtrunA17r5.0-ANR, whole genome shotgun sequence, a single genomic window includes:
- the LOC25497957 gene encoding probable FBD-associated F-box protein At5g38565, translating to MELIFTSNWRTKWKWLLEMLKNCPKLQNLTLHKLYGHGIDEDDWKEPEIIPNCLSSQLRTCSLIYYKGMKCELQFAEYVLKNANLLRTMTISASPGDLTLKHQMLMDLSLCPRGSIACKLSFI from the exons ATGGAGCTTATATTCACATCAAATTGGCGTACCAAATGGAAGTGGTTGCTAGAAATGCTGAAGAATTGCCCTAAACTTCAAAATCTTACCCTTCACAAG CTTTATGGACATGGTATTGATGAGGATGATTGGAAGGAACCAGAAATTATTCCAAACTGCCTTTCCTCTCAACTAAGAACATGCTCGCTTATATATTACAAAGGCATGAAGTGTGAGCTTCAGTTTGCAGAGTATGTTTTGAAGAATGCCAACTTACTGCGCACGATGACAATTAGTGCCTCTCCAGGGGATTTAACTTTAAAGCACCAAATGCTAATGGATTTATCTTTGTGTCCAAGGGGCTCTATTGCATGTAAACTTTCATTCATTTGA